The Oncorhynchus gorbuscha isolate QuinsamMale2020 ecotype Even-year unplaced genomic scaffold, OgorEven_v1.0 Un_scaffold_2947, whole genome shotgun sequence genome includes the window tagagattttttttaacctttttcgCCTTTAAAGTGGCAAACAGTAGCAGCTGGCTACTTTCTTTATTTGCTATTTTAAGTGCACTTTAAATCAAGTTGGTTATTGTTTCAACTAAGGATTGCTGCtttaaataaaatgtgatttgatttgacagtgtgACTGAATGGTATAGCACACCTACATGCTACACAGAAGGAGGCCTGTGTCAGAAACAGCTGAACATCACAGTTTATAGTGAGTGACCTCTCTCTTATCTTATCTTCTCTGGTGTTTCTGAATGTATTCTTAGTATGGCTCTGCACTGTTAATCACTGTGTGTTTCCATTCCTCCACAGAGCTTCCAGACCGTGTCTCCATCAGCTACAGGAAGTACCCTGATCCGATGGTTGAGGGGGATCAGTACCTGTTGCAGTGTCTTGTCCAGAACATCGCTCCTATCGGGAGACTCACGGTGACCTTCTACAAAGTCTCTACCAATGGTGAACGGACAGTGTTATACACACAACCACTGAACAACGACATTCACCAATTGAACAATGACATGAGGCGACCGGTAAACGAGAGCTATTCCCTGCAGTTCTCCCCCACTAGTGTTGACGACGGGGCCCAGTTGTTGTGTTCAGCCATGTTGGATCTGGGACCAGAGGGACCCCAACCTCCTCCTGTAATGGACTCAAACCGCCTCAACACCAACGTGCACTGTGAGTCCTTCTGGTTCTCTGTCTACACACATTTAGTACAACAGTTAGTTAGACACCAGACGAGTCATGACGTTGACAGATGctgttttcacttcattttctctCATGAATCaacttctctctccgtctctccctccctccttccttctcttctagACAAGCCTCAGATCACTAGGAGTCCTGGATGTTTCTCCATGAGCATCACGGAGGGCGACACCTTATCACTGGCCTGTAGTGTAAATGGTAACCCTGCCCCCTCGTACGATTGCATGATTGGTTGGTTGCATTCAGAaaatgttcagaccccttgactttttccacattttgtcacgctacagccttattctaaaatggattaaatagttttttcccccctcaccGATCTACACAcagcaccccataatgacatcacaataccccgtaatgacatcacagcaccccataatgacatcacagcaccccataattacatcacaataccccgtgatgacatcacagcacaccataatgacatcacagcaccccataatgacatcacaatactccgtaatgacatcacagcaccggtattgtgatgtcattatggggtattgtgtgtggatcgaatccattttagaataaggctgtaacgtaacatcaTGTcggaaaagtcaagggatctgaatactttctaaattCACTGCAtcgccctccctctcctcctccccatctgcctctcctctctccctcacctcctcccctctcctcctccccatctgcctctcctctctccctctcctcctccccatctgcctctcctctctccctcacctccgccccatctgcctctcctctctccctcacctcctcccctctcctcctccccatctgcctctcctctctccctcacctcctcccctctccatctgcctctcctctct containing:
- the LOC124027088 gene encoding uncharacterized protein LOC124027088 — encoded protein: MEIVILVSLLSLYCDFTDAECLVVSPARLVVKHGDPASSNCSSDTPVEMGWEATQGGVGLTDNKVKFLRWRVDSVTEWYSTPTCYTEGGLCQKQLNITVYKLPDRVSISYRKYPDPMVEGDQYLLQCLVQNIAPIGRLTVTFYKVSTNGERTVLYTQPLNNDIHQLNNDMRRPVNESYSLQFSPTSVDDGAQLLCSAMLDLGPEGPQPPPVMDSNRLNTNVHYKPQITRSPGCFSMSITEGDTLSLACSVNVDYLPIIAGLASMVILLVISCFIYSSYYKHRRMSH